One part of the Phaenicophaeus curvirostris isolate KB17595 chromosome 2, BPBGC_Pcur_1.0, whole genome shotgun sequence genome encodes these proteins:
- the GALM gene encoding galactose mutarotase isoform X2, whose translation MTEVEREVFGQMPQEEGGAVVEKFRLKSDSVKVEILSLGCIITTLETKGRDGKFSDIVLGFDTLEGYTRKHPFFGAVVGRVANRIAKGRFTVDGKEYQLFLNNGPNSLHGGARGFDKVLWSPQVLPNGVCFFRLSPDGEEGYPGDLKVWVTYTLSGGELTINYRAQTNKMTPISLTNHAYFNLAGQGSRDIYDHEISIEADSYLPVDDTKIPTGEVAAVQGTGFDLRQPVELGKHLQKFHLDGFDHNFCLQQVQARRLVARAMEVHTTQPGIQFYTGNNLDGSLKGKDAAVYPKHSAFCLETQNWPDAVNKVNCLPQAQVTVSCGIRQGSPSTAGMQPSFPEAPGIGQKTLAGPCHIVPTRPDFNEGRTCSLSQLVNKGQLNTAAGNAWGSCGMLPQGGQGDATMPS comes from the exons ATGACAGAAGTTGAGAGAGAGGTGTTCGGGCAGATGCCCCAGGAGGAAGGGGGAGCAGTGGTGGAAAAGTTCAGGTTAAAGTCAGACAGTGTGAAAGTAGAGATACTGTCCTTAGGGTGCATAATCACTACTCTGGAGACAAAAGGCAGGGATGGGAAGTTTTCAGATATTGTCCTAGGCTTTGACACTTTGGAAG GTTACACAAGGAAGCATCCCTTCTTCGGCGCTGTCGTGGGGCGTGTTGCCAACAGGATTGCAAAGGGGAGGTTTACCGTGGACGGGAAGGAATATCAACTGTTCCTCAACAATGGGCCCAACAGCCTGCATGGAGGAGCCAGGGGATTTGACAAG GTTCTCTGGAGCCCCCAGGTCCTCCCAAATGGTGTCTGCTTCTTCCGATTGAGCCCTGACGGTGAGGAAGGCTACCCTGGTGACCTGAAAGTCTGGGTGACCTACACGCTCAGTGGCGGGGAGCTGACCATCAACTATCGTGCGCAGACCAACAAGATGACACCCATCAGCCTGACAAACCATGCATACTTCAACCTCGCAGGGCAG GGCTCACGGGATATCTACGACCATGAGATTTCTATTGAAGCGGATTCCTACCTGCCTGTGGATGACACCAAGATCCCTACTG GGGAGGTGGCTGCCGTGCAGGGCACTGGCTTTGATCTCCGGCAGCCTGTAGAGCTGGGGAAGCACTTACAAAAGTTTCACCTGGATGGCTTTGACCACAACTTCTGCTTGCAGCAGGTGCAGGCTCGACGCCTTGTGGCCAG GGCCATGGAGGTTCACACCACCCAGCCTGGCATCCAGTTTTACACCGGCAACAACCTGGACGGCTccctgaagggcaaagatgcTGCTGTGTACCCCAAGCACTCGGCTTTCTGTCTGGAAACCCAGAACTGGCCTGATGCTGTCAACAAGGTGAACTGCCTTCCC CAGGCACAGGTCACAGTATCCTGTGGCATTAGGCAAGGGTcacccagcacagcagggatgcagcccagCTTCCCAGAAGCGCCGGGTATAGGCCAGAAGACCCTAGCGGGGCCTTGCCACATTGTCCCCACAAGGCCCGACTTCAACGAGGGGAGGACTTGCTCACTCAGCCAGCTGGTAAATAAGGGGCAGTTAAACACTGCTGCTGGAAATGCCTGGGGGAGCTGTGGGATGCTGCCCCAGGGAGGCCAAGGGGATGCAACCATGCCCTCATGA
- the GALM gene encoding galactose mutarotase isoform X1, with the protein MTEVEREVFGQMPQEEGGAVVEKFRLKSDSVKVEILSLGCIITTLETKGRDGKFSDIVLGFDTLEGYTRKHPFFGAVVGRVANRIAKGRFTVDGKEYQLFLNNGPNSLHGGARGFDKVLWSPQVLPNGVCFFRLSPDGEEGYPGDLKVWVTYTLSGGELTINYRAQTNKMTPISLTNHAYFNLAGQGSRDIYDHEISIEADSYLPVDDTKIPTGEVAAVQGTGFDLRQPVELGKHLQKFHLDGFDHNFCLQQVQARRLVARVRHPPTGRAMEVHTTQPGIQFYTGNNLDGSLKGKDAAVYPKHSAFCLETQNWPDAVNKVNCLPQAQVTVSCGIRQGSPSTAGMQPSFPEAPGIGQKTLAGPCHIVPTRPDFNEGRTCSLSQLVNKGQLNTAAGNAWGSCGMLPQGGQGDATMPS; encoded by the exons ATGACAGAAGTTGAGAGAGAGGTGTTCGGGCAGATGCCCCAGGAGGAAGGGGGAGCAGTGGTGGAAAAGTTCAGGTTAAAGTCAGACAGTGTGAAAGTAGAGATACTGTCCTTAGGGTGCATAATCACTACTCTGGAGACAAAAGGCAGGGATGGGAAGTTTTCAGATATTGTCCTAGGCTTTGACACTTTGGAAG GTTACACAAGGAAGCATCCCTTCTTCGGCGCTGTCGTGGGGCGTGTTGCCAACAGGATTGCAAAGGGGAGGTTTACCGTGGACGGGAAGGAATATCAACTGTTCCTCAACAATGGGCCCAACAGCCTGCATGGAGGAGCCAGGGGATTTGACAAG GTTCTCTGGAGCCCCCAGGTCCTCCCAAATGGTGTCTGCTTCTTCCGATTGAGCCCTGACGGTGAGGAAGGCTACCCTGGTGACCTGAAAGTCTGGGTGACCTACACGCTCAGTGGCGGGGAGCTGACCATCAACTATCGTGCGCAGACCAACAAGATGACACCCATCAGCCTGACAAACCATGCATACTTCAACCTCGCAGGGCAG GGCTCACGGGATATCTACGACCATGAGATTTCTATTGAAGCGGATTCCTACCTGCCTGTGGATGACACCAAGATCCCTACTG GGGAGGTGGCTGCCGTGCAGGGCACTGGCTTTGATCTCCGGCAGCCTGTAGAGCTGGGGAAGCACTTACAAAAGTTTCACCTGGATGGCTTTGACCACAACTTCTGCTTGCAGCAGGTGCAGGCTCGACGCCTTGTGGCCAG GGTTCGCCACCCGCCCACTGGCAGGGCCATGGAGGTTCACACCACCCAGCCTGGCATCCAGTTTTACACCGGCAACAACCTGGACGGCTccctgaagggcaaagatgcTGCTGTGTACCCCAAGCACTCGGCTTTCTGTCTGGAAACCCAGAACTGGCCTGATGCTGTCAACAAGGTGAACTGCCTTCCC CAGGCACAGGTCACAGTATCCTGTGGCATTAGGCAAGGGTcacccagcacagcagggatgcagcccagCTTCCCAGAAGCGCCGGGTATAGGCCAGAAGACCCTAGCGGGGCCTTGCCACATTGTCCCCACAAGGCCCGACTTCAACGAGGGGAGGACTTGCTCACTCAGCCAGCTGGTAAATAAGGGGCAGTTAAACACTGCTGCTGGAAATGCCTGGGGGAGCTGTGGGATGCTGCCCCAGGGAGGCCAAGGGGATGCAACCATGCCCTCATGA
- the GALM gene encoding galactose mutarotase isoform X4, whose product MTEVEREVFGQMPQEEGGAVVEKFRLKSDSVKVEILSLGCIITTLETKGRDGKFSDIVLGFDTLEGYTRKHPFFGAVVGRVANRIAKGRFTVDGKEYQLFLNNGPNSLHGGARGFDKVLWSPQVLPNGVCFFRLSPDGEEGYPGDLKVWVTYTLSGGELTINYRAQTNKMTPISLTNHAYFNLAGQGSRDIYDHEISIEADSYLPVDDTKIPTGEVAAVQGTGFDLRQPVELGKHLQKFHLDGFDHNFCLQQVQARRLVASHTSPTSCSGQARNTITPLGSCSALLRERGC is encoded by the exons ATGACAGAAGTTGAGAGAGAGGTGTTCGGGCAGATGCCCCAGGAGGAAGGGGGAGCAGTGGTGGAAAAGTTCAGGTTAAAGTCAGACAGTGTGAAAGTAGAGATACTGTCCTTAGGGTGCATAATCACTACTCTGGAGACAAAAGGCAGGGATGGGAAGTTTTCAGATATTGTCCTAGGCTTTGACACTTTGGAAG GTTACACAAGGAAGCATCCCTTCTTCGGCGCTGTCGTGGGGCGTGTTGCCAACAGGATTGCAAAGGGGAGGTTTACCGTGGACGGGAAGGAATATCAACTGTTCCTCAACAATGGGCCCAACAGCCTGCATGGAGGAGCCAGGGGATTTGACAAG GTTCTCTGGAGCCCCCAGGTCCTCCCAAATGGTGTCTGCTTCTTCCGATTGAGCCCTGACGGTGAGGAAGGCTACCCTGGTGACCTGAAAGTCTGGGTGACCTACACGCTCAGTGGCGGGGAGCTGACCATCAACTATCGTGCGCAGACCAACAAGATGACACCCATCAGCCTGACAAACCATGCATACTTCAACCTCGCAGGGCAG GGCTCACGGGATATCTACGACCATGAGATTTCTATTGAAGCGGATTCCTACCTGCCTGTGGATGACACCAAGATCCCTACTG GGGAGGTGGCTGCCGTGCAGGGCACTGGCTTTGATCTCCGGCAGCCTGTAGAGCTGGGGAAGCACTTACAAAAGTTTCACCTGGATGGCTTTGACCACAACTTCTGCTTGCAGCAGGTGCAGGCTCGACGCCTTGTGGCCAG CCACACTTCCCCAACGTCCTGCTCCGGCCAGGCGAGGAATACAATCACACCACTTGGCTCTTGTTCAGCGCTGCTTAGGGAAAGAGGATGCTGA
- the GALM gene encoding galactose mutarotase isoform X3: MTEVEREVFGQMPQEEGGAVVEKFRLKSDSVKVEILSLGCIITTLETKGRDGKFSDIVLGFDTLEGYTRKHPFFGAVVGRVANRIAKGRFTVDGKEYQLFLNNGPNSLHGGARGFDKVLWSPQVLPNGVCFFRLSPDGEEGYPGDLKVWVTYTLSGGELTINYRAQTNKMTPISLTNHAYFNLAGQGSRDIYDHEISIEADSYLPVDDTKIPTGEVAAVQGTGFDLRQPVELGKHLQKFHLDGFDHNFCLQQVQARRLVARVRHPPTGRAMEVHTTQPGIQFYTGNNLDGSLKGKDAAVYPKHSAFCLETQNWPDAVNKPHFPNVLLRPGEEYNHTTWLLFSAA, encoded by the exons ATGACAGAAGTTGAGAGAGAGGTGTTCGGGCAGATGCCCCAGGAGGAAGGGGGAGCAGTGGTGGAAAAGTTCAGGTTAAAGTCAGACAGTGTGAAAGTAGAGATACTGTCCTTAGGGTGCATAATCACTACTCTGGAGACAAAAGGCAGGGATGGGAAGTTTTCAGATATTGTCCTAGGCTTTGACACTTTGGAAG GTTACACAAGGAAGCATCCCTTCTTCGGCGCTGTCGTGGGGCGTGTTGCCAACAGGATTGCAAAGGGGAGGTTTACCGTGGACGGGAAGGAATATCAACTGTTCCTCAACAATGGGCCCAACAGCCTGCATGGAGGAGCCAGGGGATTTGACAAG GTTCTCTGGAGCCCCCAGGTCCTCCCAAATGGTGTCTGCTTCTTCCGATTGAGCCCTGACGGTGAGGAAGGCTACCCTGGTGACCTGAAAGTCTGGGTGACCTACACGCTCAGTGGCGGGGAGCTGACCATCAACTATCGTGCGCAGACCAACAAGATGACACCCATCAGCCTGACAAACCATGCATACTTCAACCTCGCAGGGCAG GGCTCACGGGATATCTACGACCATGAGATTTCTATTGAAGCGGATTCCTACCTGCCTGTGGATGACACCAAGATCCCTACTG GGGAGGTGGCTGCCGTGCAGGGCACTGGCTTTGATCTCCGGCAGCCTGTAGAGCTGGGGAAGCACTTACAAAAGTTTCACCTGGATGGCTTTGACCACAACTTCTGCTTGCAGCAGGTGCAGGCTCGACGCCTTGTGGCCAG GGTTCGCCACCCGCCCACTGGCAGGGCCATGGAGGTTCACACCACCCAGCCTGGCATCCAGTTTTACACCGGCAACAACCTGGACGGCTccctgaagggcaaagatgcTGCTGTGTACCCCAAGCACTCGGCTTTCTGTCTGGAAACCCAGAACTGGCCTGATGCTGTCAACAAG CCACACTTCCCCAACGTCCTGCTCCGGCCAGGCGAGGAATACAATCACACCACTTGGCTCTTGTTCAGCGCTGCTTAG
- the SRSF7 gene encoding serine/arginine-rich splicing factor 7: MSRYGRYGGETKVYVGNLGTGAGKGELERAFSYYGPLRTVWIARNPPGFAFVEFEDPRDAEDAVRGLDGKVICGSRVRVEVSTGMPRRSRYDRPPARRPFDPNDRCYECGEKGHYAYDCHRYSRRRRSRSRSRSRSRSRGRRYSRSRSRSRGRRSRSASYRRSRSVSPRRSRTVSPRRSRSGSLKRSRSRSRSRSRSRSVTWPRSRSRSHGRSKSGSPAKSRSKSRSPSPKRSRSPSGSPQRSASPERMD; the protein is encoded by the exons ATGTCGCGTTACGGCCGCTACGGGGGCG AGACCAAGGTGTACGTGGGGAACCTGGGCACGGGCGCCGGCAAGGGCGAGCTGGAGAGAGCCTTCAGCTACTACGGGCCCCTGAGAACCGTGTGGATCGCCAGGAACCCGCCGGGCTTCGCCTTCGTGGAGTTCGAAGACCCGAGGGACGCGGAGGATGCGGTCCGTGGGCTGGACGGGAA GGTGATCTGTGGCTCCAGGGTGAGAGTGGAAGTGTCGACGGGGATGCCTCGTCGGTCCCGCTACGACAGGCCTCCTGCGCGGCGCCCCTTCGACCCCAACGACAGGTGCTACGAGTGTGGTGAGAAAGGCCACTATGCTTACGATTGTCACCGCTACAGCCGCCGCAGGAGGAGCAG GTCCCGGTCTAGATCCCGTTCAAGGTCCCGAGGAAGAAGGTATTCTCGGTCACGCAGTCGGAGTCGCGGTAGGAG gtCCAGATCAGCTTCCTATCGTAGGTCCCGGTCAGTTTCTCCTCGTAGGTCTAGGACTGTGTCTCCCCGCCGGTCCCGATCGGGTTCCTTGAAGAGATCAAG GTCTAGATCGAGATCCAGATCTAGATCCAGATCTGTTACATGGCCCCGCAGCAG GTCTAGGTCCCATGGCAGATCAAAATCTGGTTCGCCGGCTAAGAG TCGGTCAAAGTCCCGGTCACCATCTCCAAAGAGAAG TCGTTCACCATCAGGAAGCCCTCAAAGAAGTGCGAGTCCTGAAAGAATGGATTAA